The genome window ttgttaggatagccctagctgtagcaaaaaaatgtattatgtcagcctggaaattagaagataacttgagaatacaacaatggtatatagaaattaataaatgtattccattagaaaaaataacatataatttaagaaataatattacaatatttgaacaaatatgggagctatacatgaaacataatagagaaaacatacaggagacagaaggagaagagaatgaaaagaattgactgagtggaatttcttgtttatttttattgagtgacaacattgtttgatgggtttaatgtatcttagattctgaactttaaatgaatgggaggggaggtagggagggtgggatggaaagagggaggagggggagaaaacgacactgtatatatttgaaaaggaaaatgtatgtatcttgatcactgtggtttatagtgtgaaaaataaaaaattcaaaaaaaaactctgtcagatactgtgacaccaggttcacagtggggagaatgtttaacatgatgtacaataaactgtagcagatactgtgataccaggttcacattggggagaatgcttaacagtaatgtgcaataaactgtagcagatactgtgacaccaggttcacaatttgaataaggtttaacggtgatgtaaaataaaaagtggcaggcaaagtgacaccagattcagagtggagagaggtttaatgctgatgtatggacgactgagatcgttactgtgacattggcttcacagcagtgaaaaggtttaacagtaatgtacgataaactgtgtcagatattgtgacaccaggttcacagttgggagaatgtttagcgagatgtacgataaactatagcagatactgtgacaccaggttcatattgaggaaaatgtttaacagtaatgtacaataaactgtgtcagatactgtgacaccaggctcattgtattgttcatttatcttaattacaacatctaatttatatgctccatttttttgtggtaacttccaaacattccataaacttcaattctaatcagagttttttcattttaataggtcaccactaaaagcccaaatcatttgatctcttaagtacacagcacaaaattaaattctttacctgggtttgggttcaatgtcacttcagtctgcttcattattttttcagacccttgttttgtgctttctgctttgcccagccgattcgccaaatgggcatccaactctgtcttctcagcttgacccaacgtctcctctgtaaacttaaggaaattttcacatctgcattttcaaaaacaaaaatgacgctgtgacttgcaatttcacatcataatcccacttgctaaacttgcaagcaactgcaacacattctacagctggaaaattgcaagagaactgcttggttcaagcaaagattccactcagtcaccccattaaaggcctccaagttaacaacagatagcaacctgcaagttaaatacaaagatctgtatcaggaatattatcggggtttttaaaaaaaaaatcatttcaagtattgaaagaaaacacctcagggaacaccattctcttgttgaacaattcttgttgtattcctcaaaatggtttgaatcttgatttcaagcagtgtcatttggtgagattgttggtccagaacaaactctgcccacacactcccttaactacctgcaaagtcctggttcaggtctgctccatgctaaagctatcagaacttttttgaagagataatggaattcagatgcaggtacgttgagtcaaaaacaccgtaatacttccctgaacaacacacctctctccgaaaaccaacaagaaccttcctgagtggtaatcatttacctttcgagcaccaaagcctggtaaactatatacatgttcaattctgtccacagtataagaaaggcctgcaacaagtggacttggaggaatgagaagtgagattggactatgaaccaaagaacttttctgaacttaaacacacgtgcacttagaattagaagtggggtaagttaagtaaattaagttaaagtagtaaaacaatgataagttaaaatgtaaatccgtgttcacgtttaaagataattaaaatcaatttttgtttcagtaaccatttgtcttggtgaatatctattgctggttagttttaggatcctctggtctcgtaacacagcaccaagcttccggttatgataatagtccaaaaaaggACCCGGCATCTTTtacaaattattaattgactcttcaataattttttgtaaatatcaacaaaacataatatcatttaactgttgtgtttgtgtcgttggagaattccccttccattcaatcagaattagagttttgggtgctgtatttgagaaaagatgtgttggtgttggagaaggtcagagatgatttattggaatgatatcaggaatgaaagggtgagtGTATGAGGaccaattgtcgactctttgactgtactagttggagtacagaaggataagggggacctcagaggcatttcaaatgctggaaggcctggacaattaaaaacaacatttgttaaagtatcgctttgtcttggtgatttcctattgctgctaggttttggggtcctctgggcctgtaacagtcccaagatgtggtcttctactccaggacacccaaactgtcttatttcttcaataaatgcagtttcccccatactgtctttgataaaatctgcacccgtacctccaattctctttctgcccttaccccacctcctctccagccaaacaaggacagaatccctcacgtttctcacttaccatcagctgccacatctgacacgttaaccttgaacacttccaacttcagcaccatcctctaacctgctccactcagatcctcttttcacaggggcacatctttctgtgactccctcgacgacactttcctctccacccaccaccacctgatgcacttcccattgaaaccgcagaaattgccaaacttgtcccttcctatcctctcacctccatccaaggccacaatcagaccttccagttgaggcagtgtttcacatgcaccccatccaacttaatctcctacatttggttgactcagttgacctcgatatcagcaagaccaaatacagactgggaggccattttgctgaacacatgcgctctgtggatctaaacttgagattcctgtgacctaccatatcaattctcaaacccttccagcaacatgtctgttggccccatccttcgccagggtgagggtaaaaaatcttaaagaaaacacattatattcctcctgggcagccttaaactctatagcatgaacacgaatgtttctaattttaagcagcgaCTCACCTCTGACTGATTTCATTGTTtccactgcccatttgaatataatcactcctttaaggtagaagagtcgacatggtgttttccccatatagcttgccattgaacaactggcaaaattaagcggcagttattgcagaatgaatggggttattgattaaaatctgcctgtgattgaaagtattcttggactgaatagacatctgggacaaatggctatttaaagataatctgtacatgattgtacatcctaaagtacaatgactacttctatccactaaagattgttaaagagcaagaatagacaatacaatcacgtaaaattcccatccatacagcacacgtattaatacacaaaacaatcacacctccttatttgtcaggaagtgcctacacttcccaaggagactgaggaagtctaggccaacagctctcatcttgagattttacaggagcacagttgagtctcctgtctggctgcatcattggatggtccagtagctgtaaagcatcagacaggaatgatgcaaagaattCTGAGGATTACTGAGGTATCCTTTTCTTCTGACGATGACATtagtgggagtgttgttcaaatagggctcacggAATTGTGCAAAGACCATGACcatgcagtgcacagcatctttaaccatgtccatcatcaaaatcagggctgccaggctggggaatagcttcttcccacagggtgtgagacgggtatcttgtaagtgggataatcatccaaaatatttatatatgtagcagctactttgatagagctactaaaggaacacacatacaccagattagtcaacacaagactgctttatacagactttacaggcttcttttatttacagcttgtcccgggctccatgggtcaaggtgggacatcattatgagtttgctgccgatccacgggaccctgtgaatgttctgcgccttccggcaggagaatccacagatcagcattccattctttggcacgcagcaccacgcgaggtttgtcaattaaatggatgtgtacccagctctctgccttatgatttcacgcaaccgccaaagaaccttgcccactcggcccactagtagacagctgctacaccaaccccccatcctcacccagaaccgtcgccagaaactaaaccaccagctgcatgcaccttaggtggaccccctcgccgtctgggctgggggcactgaagaggtgaagcaggcttgagtctgtccacactaaacagctgtgaatgcccaccaatgtccaaagtataaagaacccatctatcttcaccacgtggaaagggccctcatacggtcattgtaacgggactcctgggataaaaacaaaatcagtatccaggagtggtgggggaacattctgtttaggggatccaagccagtggttaggaaaaggtttgctgatcgcgACACCATGTCGGATCTGCTGAAgtatgttcagatcagagttggttgtgaaagtccaatgaaactgtaaggaccgtaccataaaccatctcttcggacaatgcagacctatcttccttttggagccgtgcgcactcccaatagaacccagggcagctcatcaacctaattgagaccggtgagttgggccttaagtgcggacttcagttgccggtggaaacattccacaaagccgttggaccgtgggtgaattgtgttccgcgatctgaagaaatgtgggtcgggaaaccaaatctagccatccaattgacgaTGAATTCTCTGGCCTTTGTC of Narcine bancroftii isolate sNarBan1 unplaced genomic scaffold, sNarBan1.hap1 Scaffold_111, whole genome shotgun sequence contains these proteins:
- the LOC138750278 gene encoding uncharacterized protein isoform X1, whose protein sequence is MGSGNNEISQRCENFLKFTEETLGQAEKTELDAHLANRLGKAESTKQGSEKIMKQTEVTLNPNPDTAVRTREKGWTHIQRIKPASEPQHHDTQIQPSTWRAVPHPSDLKLTLRRDKVP
- the LOC138750278 gene encoding endophilin-B2-like isoform X2, encoding MGSGNNEISQRCENFLKFTEETLGQAEKTELDAHLANRLGKAESTKQGSEKIMKQTEVTLNPNPDVQGNGRSSPLSPKRRVNGNGIGKYRKNEKKVELMQSLLDIEDPEQ